In Dyadobacter subterraneus, a single genomic region encodes these proteins:
- a CDS encoding addiction module protein — protein sequence MKLQVIQDGSGKSAGVFIPIEDWTLIKANYPDIETLESQIPDWQKELLDLRINAISKNPEKLRPIEELFDELDREI from the coding sequence ATGAAATTACAGGTAATACAAGACGGATCAGGAAAGAGCGCGGGTGTATTTATTCCTATCGAAGACTGGACCTTGATCAAAGCGAACTATCCCGACATTGAAACATTGGAAAGTCAAATTCCGGATTGGCAAAAAGAACTGCTAGATCTTCGAATTAATGCTATCAGTAAAAATCCGGAAAAACTAAGACCAATAGAAGAACTGTTTGATGAATTGGATAGAGAAATTTAA
- a CDS encoding S9 family peptidase encodes MKHFLQVTSLLLIITLIPLKAQKLGPLTVEKIMRDPKMWLGTSPSDIFWSSDSKTIYFNWNPDKNMGDSLYSYSLTDKKIAKVLIADRKKLPAKDGNFNRDHSLKTYEKDGDIFVVSYKDFTIRQLTNTVEKESDPLFSGNEKSIVFERDNNLFSFELATGLIKQHTDFKTGNKKAEAKLSAEEKVLKEDQLATFQILKERKEKKDAGKKIDKAEKPTYPKEIYLGEKRIQNQKISPDNRFVTYQLGQPDKSAKTTIVPNYVTESGFTEDISGRTKVGAPASSYEFWVYDIKKDTTRKLSVKNIPGISDKPDYLKDYPKQDTAKKDKERPVIVHSPFWSDNGKNAVVVVRSSDSKDRWIMAFNPDTLSLRLLDRQRDEAWIGGPGVGGYAMSSGEIGWIDDQTIYFQSEASGYSHLYAVDIVSGKKTQLTSGKFEIQKLQLSKDKKTFYLTTNEVNPGEQHFYSMPVTGGKRTQITQAVGANEVTLSPDETKLAVRYSASNKPWELFMMENKPLAKPEQITKSISAEFQSYPWREAKMITFKATDGADVYARVYEPKKSNGRAVIFVHGAGYLQNAHKWWSSYFREYMFHNLLTDQGYTVLDLDYRGSAGYGRDWRTGIYRFMGGKDLTDNVDGAKYLVKEYGIDSKKIGVYGGSYGGFITLMGLFTTPDVFKAGAALRPVTDWAAYNHGYTANILNEPQSDSIAYHKSSPIYHAAGLKNHLLICHGMVDVNVHYQDVVRLSQRLIELGKNNWELASYPMEDHGFVEASSWTDEYKRILKLFNEKLK; translated from the coding sequence ATGAAACACTTTTTGCAAGTAACATCACTCCTGTTAATCATTACATTAATACCATTAAAAGCACAAAAACTGGGGCCGCTCACGGTTGAAAAAATCATGCGTGATCCCAAGATGTGGCTCGGTACTTCGCCTTCTGATATTTTCTGGTCGAGTGATTCCAAGACTATCTATTTCAACTGGAATCCGGATAAAAATATGGGCGATTCGCTTTACAGTTATTCGCTGACTGACAAAAAAATCGCGAAAGTTTTAATTGCCGATCGCAAAAAACTTCCGGCGAAAGATGGGAACTTCAACCGTGATCATTCTTTAAAAACTTATGAGAAAGACGGTGATATTTTTGTGGTGAGTTATAAAGATTTTACTATCCGTCAATTGACCAATACAGTTGAAAAAGAATCGGATCCGTTGTTTAGCGGAAATGAAAAAAGTATCGTTTTTGAGCGGGATAATAATCTTTTCAGTTTTGAACTGGCAACCGGATTAATAAAGCAGCACACAGATTTTAAAACCGGAAACAAAAAAGCAGAAGCGAAACTCAGCGCCGAAGAAAAGGTCTTAAAAGAGGATCAGCTGGCAACGTTTCAAATTTTGAAGGAAAGAAAAGAGAAAAAAGATGCCGGTAAAAAAATAGACAAAGCCGAAAAACCGACTTATCCGAAAGAAATTTATCTGGGAGAAAAACGCATTCAAAATCAGAAAATCAGTCCGGACAACAGGTTTGTGACCTATCAGTTAGGTCAGCCTGATAAATCCGCCAAGACGACCATTGTCCCAAATTATGTGACAGAATCCGGTTTTACGGAAGATATTTCAGGCCGCACAAAAGTAGGCGCTCCGGCTTCCAGTTATGAATTCTGGGTGTATGATATCAAAAAAGACACAACGAGGAAATTGAGTGTAAAAAACATTCCGGGTATCAGCGACAAACCGGATTATTTGAAAGATTATCCAAAACAGGATACCGCAAAAAAAGACAAAGAGCGTCCAGTGATCGTGCATAGCCCATTCTGGTCGGATAACGGGAAAAATGCTGTGGTTGTGGTAAGATCATCTGACAGCAAAGACCGCTGGATTATGGCCTTCAATCCGGATACTTTGTCGCTTCGTTTGCTGGACAGACAGCGGGATGAAGCCTGGATTGGCGGTCCTGGTGTGGGCGGTTATGCAATGAGTTCAGGAGAAATTGGCTGGATTGATGATCAAACGATTTATTTCCAAAGCGAGGCAAGCGGATATTCGCATTTATACGCTGTGGACATTGTTTCTGGTAAAAAAACGCAGTTGACAAGCGGGAAATTTGAGATTCAGAAATTACAGCTTTCAAAAGATAAAAAAACTTTTTACCTGACTACCAATGAAGTCAATCCCGGTGAGCAGCATTTTTACAGTATGCCGGTAACCGGTGGAAAAAGAACTCAGATCACACAGGCAGTTGGCGCCAACGAGGTAACTTTATCTCCCGACGAAACCAAACTGGCGGTACGTTATTCGGCTAGTAATAAGCCATGGGAGCTTTTTATGATGGAAAACAAACCGTTGGCAAAACCGGAACAGATCACCAAATCCATATCTGCCGAATTTCAATCTTATCCGTGGCGCGAAGCGAAAATGATCACTTTCAAAGCCACTGACGGAGCTGATGTTTATGCACGTGTTTATGAACCTAAGAAATCAAATGGCCGGGCTGTGATTTTTGTCCATGGGGCTGGATACCTGCAAAATGCACACAAATGGTGGAGCAGCTATTTCCGGGAATACATGTTTCACAATTTACTGACTGATCAGGGATACACAGTTCTTGATCTTGATTACCGAGGAAGTGCTGGCTATGGCCGCGACTGGCGTACAGGAATTTACCGTTTCATGGGCGGAAAGGATTTGACAGATAATGTGGACGGCGCTAAATATCTGGTAAAAGAATACGGCATCGACAGCAAAAAAATCGGTGTTTACGGCGGATCGTACGGCGGTTTTATTACCCTGATGGGACTTTTCACAACACCGGATGTTTTCAAAGCTGGTGCTGCGTTACGTCCCGTTACAGACTGGGCTGCCTACAATCATGGTTACACGGCAAATATTTTGAATGAGCCGCAATCTGACAGTATTGCTTACCACAAAAGTTCGCCGATTTACCATGCGGCAGGATTGAAAAATCACTTGCTGATTTGTCACGGGATGGTGGATGTAAATGTTCATTATCAGGATGTTGTAAGATTATCACAAAGGCTGATTGAACTTGGCAAAAACAATTGGGAACTTGCATCTTACCCAATGGAAGATCATGGTTTTGTAGAAGCTTCTTCCTGGACAGACGAGTACAAAAGGATTTTGAAACTATTTAATGAAAAGCTGAAATAA
- a CDS encoding NYN domain-containing protein: METTRELRLAVLIDADNVPYANVKGMLEEIAIYGTPTFKRIYGDWTKPTLSGWKTVLLENAITPIQQYSYTSGKNSSDSALIIDAMDILYTGNVDGFCIVSSDSDFTRLATRLREAGMKVFGIGEKKTPSAFIAACNKFIYIEILKKEVKVETPTPETSKSEVIIKEETPPVAKIDKGLIKLISESINDIADEDGWIFLGVLGNMILKKRPEFDSRNYGHKKLLDLIRSIKTMQVEERHTGKNNTSHFYVKVK; the protein is encoded by the coding sequence ATGGAAACTACCAGAGAACTCAGACTTGCCGTGTTGATCGATGCGGATAATGTGCCCTACGCAAATGTAAAGGGTATGCTGGAAGAAATTGCAATTTATGGCACGCCAACGTTCAAACGGATTTACGGCGACTGGACAAAACCTACGCTATCTGGCTGGAAAACAGTTCTACTGGAAAATGCTATTACACCAATTCAGCAGTATAGCTATACCTCCGGGAAAAACTCTTCTGATTCGGCATTGATTATTGATGCGATGGATATTTTGTACACCGGAAATGTTGATGGTTTTTGTATCGTTTCCAGTGACAGTGATTTTACGAGGTTAGCAACCAGACTTCGGGAAGCGGGTATGAAGGTTTTTGGCATTGGGGAAAAGAAGACGCCGTCTGCTTTTATCGCTGCCTGCAACAAATTTATTTATATTGAAATACTAAAAAAGGAAGTGAAGGTGGAAACTCCTACGCCGGAAACTTCAAAATCGGAAGTAATCATTAAGGAAGAAACGCCTCCGGTTGCAAAAATTGACAAAGGTCTTATCAAACTAATTTCTGAAAGTATCAACGATATAGCTGATGAAGACGGCTGGATTTTTCTGGGCGTTTTAGGAAATATGATCCTGAAAAAACGGCCGGAATTTGATTCCCGAAATTATGGCCACAAAAAACTGCTGGATTTGATAAGGTCAATAAAAACGATGCAGGTGGAAGAGCGGCATACCGGGAAGAACAATACTTCGCATTTTTATGTGAAGGTGAAATGA